The segment GCTCCCTGAAGGGAGCGGCCTCGCGCTAATGATTGTCCGGCGGCGTCCTACTCTCCCACGCAGTCTCCCACGCAGTACCATCGGCGCTGAAGGGCTTGACTTCCGGGTTCGGAATGTCACCGGGTATTTCCCCTTCGCCATGGCCGCCGAAACTCTATGGAGATATCAATCGATCTACCCGAACAAGCCCCGGCGGGGACCTGATCGAGCATGTTCCCGACTCATATCTCGGGAACCTCACAGTGGACGCGCAGTAATCTTGTAAGAAACAAGCCCTCGGCCTATTAGTACCGGTCAGCTCCATGCATTGCTGCACTTCTACTTCCGGCCTATCAACCCAGTGGTCTGCTGGGGGCCTTACCTGGATAAACCAGTGGGAAACCTCATCTTGAAACGTGCTTCCCGCTTAGATGCTTTCAGCGGTTATCACTTCCGAACGTAGCCAACCAGCCGTGCTCTTGGCAGAACAACTGGCACACCAGAGGTTCGTCCATCCCGGTCCTCTCGTACTAGGGACAGCCTTTCTCAAGTTTCCTACGCGCGCGGCGGATAGGGACCGAACTGTCTCACGACGTTCTAAACCCAGCTCGCGTGCCGCTTTAATGGGCGAACAGCCCAACCCTTGGGACCTGCTACGGCCCCAGGATGCGACGAGCCGACATCGAGGTGCCAAACCATCCCGTCGATATGGACTCTTGGGGAAGATCAGCCTGTTATCCCCGGGGTACCTTTTATCCGTTGAGCGACGCCGCTTCCACATGCCAGCGCCGGATCACTAGTCCCGACTTTCGTCCCTGCTCGACTTGTCAGTCTCACAGTCAAGCTCCCTTGTGCACTTACACTCGAAACCTGATTGCCAACCAGGCTGAGGGAACCTTTGGGCGCCTCCGTTACATTTTAGGAGGCAACCGCCCCAGTTAAACTACCCATCAGGCACTGTCCCTGATCCAGATAATGGACCTAGGTTAGATATCTAGTTCAATCAGAGTGGTATTTCAACGATGACTCCACCCGAACTGGCGTCCGGGCTTCACAGTCTCCCACCTATCCTACACAAATTGAACCAAACACCAATACCAAACTATAGTAAAGGTCCCGGGGTCTTTCCGTCCTGCCGCGCGTAACGAGCATCTTTACTCGTAGTGCAATTTCGCCGAGTTCATGGTTGAGACAGCGCCCAAGTCGTTACTCCATTCGTGCAGGTCGGAACTTACCCGACAAGGAATTTCGCTACCTTAGGATGGTTATAGTTACCACCGCCGTTTACTGGGGCTTAAGTTCTGTGCTTCGCTTGCGCTAACACGTCCCCTTAACCTTCCAGCACCGGGCAGGAGTCAGTCCGTATACGGCGTCTTTCGACTTAGCACGGACCTGTGTTTTTAGTAAACAGTCGCTTGGGCCTGGTCTCTGCGGCCTTCAACGCTTCGTGGAGCAAGTCCACTCACGAATCCGGCCCCCCTTCTCCCGAAGTTACGGGGGCATTTTGCCGAGTTCCTTAACCATGATTCACTCGATCACCTTAGTATTCTCTACCTGACCACCTGAGTCGGTTTGGGGTACGGGCGGCTCTGAAACATCGCTAGATGCTTTTCTCGGCAGCATAGGATCACTCACTTCGACTAAATCGTCTCCCCATCAGCTCTCAGGCACATGAACGGCGGATTTGCCTACCGTTCGCCCTACGACCTTGGCCGCGGTCTACCATCGCCGCGGTTGAGCTACCTTCCTGCGTCACACCATTGCTTGCCTAGTACCAGTTCGGGTCATGCGCTCTGCTAGCCAATGCTCCCGAAGGAGCTGGAGGCTAGTTTCGGGCACTTAGCATCACTGGATTCAGCAGGGTCGCTTCAGTGCCGGTACGGGAATATCAGCCCGTTGTCCATCGACTACGCCTGTCGGCCTCGCCTTAGGTCCCGACTTACCCAGGGAAGATTAAGCTGACCCTGGAACCCTTGGTCATTCGGTGGAGGAGTTTCTCACTCCTCATTCGCTACTCATGCCTGCATTCTCACTCGTGTGGCGTCCACGGCTGGGTCACCCCGCCGCTTCGCTCGCCACACGACGCTCCCCTACCCATCCGCACACCTGGACCCCAAAGGGCCGGGTACATGTACGAATGCCATAGCTTCGGTGGATTGCTTGAGCCCCGCTAAATTGTCGGCGCGAAATCACTTGACCAGTGAGCTATTACGCACTCTTTCAAGGGTGGCTGCTTCTAAGCCAACCTCCTGGTTGTCTCTGCGACTTCACATCCTTTTCCACTTAGCAATCTCTTTGGGACCTTAGCTGATGGTCTGGGCTGTTTCCCTCTCGACTACGGAGCTTATCCCCCGCAGTCTCACTGCTGCGCTCTCACTTACCGGCATTCGGAGTTTGGCTGAGTTCAGTAAGCTTGTAGGCCCCCTAGCCCATCCAGTGCTCTACCTCCGGCAAGAAACACGCAACGCTGCACCTAAATGCATTTCGGGGAGAACCAGCTATCACGGAGTTTGATTGGCCTTTCACCCCTATCCACAGGTCATCCCCCCAGTTTTTAACCTAGGTGGGTTCGGTCCTCCACGCGGTCTTACCCGCGCTTCAACCTGCCCATGGATAGATCACTCCGCTTCGGGTCTAGATGGTGCAACTCAAACGCCCTATTCGGACTCGCTTTCGCTACGGCTACGGCCCTCGCCTTAACCTCGCTACACCACGCTAACTCGCAGGCTCATTCTTCAAAAGGCACGCTGTCACCCTTCACAAGGAAGAGCTCCAACGGATTGTATGCACATGGTTTCAGGTACTCTTTCACTCCCCTCCCGGGGTACTTTTCACCTTTCCCTCACGGTACTAGTCCGCTATCGGTCATCGAGGAGTATTTAGGCTTAACGGGTGGTCCCGCTAGATTCACACCGAATTTCAGGGGTTCGGTGTTACTCGGGGTAACGCAAAAGAGCCATGAGCTTACGTGTACGGGGGTCTCACCCTCTACGCCACGACTTTCCAGTCGGTTTCCACTTCACTCATGGTTTGTGACTCTTCGCTGATTCGGCAGAACCAGCATTGCGGCCCCACGACCCCCCAGTGACAACGCCTGCCGGCTATCACATCACTGAGGTTTAGCCTCTTCCGGTTTCGCTCGCCACTACTTCCGGAATCACGGTTGTTTTCTCTTCCTGCGGGTACTGAGATGTTTCACTTCCCCGCGTTCCCTCCAGCTGCCCTATGTGTTCAGGCAGAGGTACCTGGACTTTCCTCCAGGTGGGTTTCCCCATTCGGACATCCCCGGATCACAGGTCGGTTGTCACCTTCCCGGGGCTTTTCGCAGACTCCAACGTCCTTCATCGGCTCTCGATGCCAAGGCATCCACCATGTGCACTTAGTAGCTTGTTGTTGCTACAAGATGCTCGCGTCCACTGTGAAGTTCTCAAGATACGTTCGGTCCCGCACCCGAATCGACGCCTGCTCACCAACAGCGAGCGGTTCGTCGGTAGGTACGGTCCGAGGAATACAGCCGAAGCTGATCCCTCAGGACCCAACAGTGCGCCAAGCCAAACTGCGTCCTCACGTCGAGGTTCCGTTCTCCCAAGGGAGATGTACTGACGACGATCGATCCACAGCCGGCCAAATAGTCGACGTCCACTAGTGAGCTGCACTGCGCAGAACATTCGCCTGCGAACAGTGCAATGGACTCCCCGGACAAGCCGGACAGCCAAGTGCTCCTTAGAAAGGAGGTGATCCAGCCGCACCTTCCGGTACGGCTACCTTGTTACGACTTCGTCCCAATCGCCAGCCCCACCTTCGACGGCTCCCTCCACAAGGGTTGGGCCACCGGCTTCGGGTGTTGCCGACTTTCATGACGTGACGGGCGGTGTGTACAAGGCCCGGGAACGTATTCACCGCAGCGTTGCTGATCTGCGATTACTAGCGACTCCGACTTCATGGGGTCGAGTTGCAGACCCCAATCCGAACTGAGACCGGCTTTTTGGGATTCGCTCCACCTTACGGTTTCGCAGCCCTTTGTACCGGCCATTGTAGCATGCTTGAAGCCCTGGACATAAGGGGCATGAAGACTTGACGTCATCCCCACCTTCCTCCGAGTTGACCCCGGCAGTCTCCTATGAGTCCCCACCATGACGTGCTGGCAACATAGGACGAGGGTTGCGCTCGTTGCGGGACTTAACCCAACATCTCACGACACGAGCTGACGACAGCCATGCACCACCTGTATACCGACCACAAGGGGGGCTACATCTCTGCAGCTTTCCGGTATATGTCAAACCCAGGTAAGGTTCTTCGCGTTGCATCGAATTAATCAGCATGCTCCGCCGCTTGTGCGGGCCCCCGTCAATTCCTTTGAGTTTTAGCCTTGCGGCCGTACTCCCCAGGCGGGGCGCTTAATGCGTTAGCTGCGGCACGGAGACCGTGGAAGGTCCCCACACCTAGCGCCCAACGTTTACGGCATGGACTACCAGGGTATCTAATCCTGTTCGCTCCCCATGCTTTCGCTCCTCAGCGTCAGGTAATGCCCAGAGAACCGCCTTCGCCACCGGTGTTCCTCCTGATATCTGCGCATTCCACCGCTACACCAGGAATTCCGTTCTCCCCTGCATACCTCTAGTCTGCCCGTATCGGAAGCACGCTCAGGGTTGAGCCCTGAGTTTTCACTCCCGACGCGACAGACCGCCTACGAGCCCTTTACGCCCAATAATTCCGGACAACGCTCGGACCCTACGTATTACCGCGGCTGCTGGCACGTAGTTGGCCGGTCCTTCTTCTGCGGGTACCGTCACTTTCGCTTCGTCCCCGCTGAAAGAGGTTTACAACCCGAAGGCCGTCATCCCTCACGCGGCGTTGCTGGATCAGGCTTTCGCCCATTGTCCAATATTCCCCACTGCTGCCTCCCGTAGGAGTCTGGGCCGTGTCTCAGTCCCAGTGTGGCCGGTCACCCTCTCAGGCCGGCTACCCGTCGTCGCCTTGGTGGGCCATTACCCACACCAACTAGCTGATAGGCCGCGAGCCCATCCCTCTCCGCCGGAGTCTTCCACTTCCAATCATGCAAAAGGAAGTCATATTCGGCATTAGACGTCGTTTCCAACGCTTATTCCGAAGAGAAGGGCAGGTTGCTCACGTGTTACTCACCCGTTCGCCGCTCGTGTACCACCGAAGTGGCCTTACCGCTCGACTTGCATGTGTTAAGCACGCCGCCAGCGTTCGTCCTGAGCCAGGATCAAACTCTCCGTTGAAAATGCACCCCCAAAGGGAGCTACATCACTACTTGGTTTGATTCCTGAGAACTGACTGCTGACAGTCAATTGTCGGAATTTCAAAACTCGCCACAGCATCAAGACCACAAGGGCCCCGACACCACAGACGAGGGTTACTACTGATTATCTCGTCGACTTTTGGCACACTGTTGAGTTCTCAAGGATCAGACGCACATCTGTCACGACCACACCGTGAGGTGGGCCAGCCAGAGGCTTCCTGGTGGACGGAGAAGCGATGCTGCTGCTGTCTCCATCCGACGCCTGCCGTTGTCAGCGGTCCGTCTCCGGGCGAAAGCCCTGGCGTTGACCGTTTCGGTACAAGCTCTGCGCGCTCCGATCACGCGGCCTTTCGGCCTCGTGCTCCGGCGAGCGGCGCAACAAGAAGAACATTACAGACCCCTCCCCGGTCCGGTCAAACCGCCCCCCTCGTGACGTCTCGACCGCGGGCCAGTTCCCTGCAATTGCAGGGCTCGGCACGTCGGGGCACTCGATCCGGCGCCCGTCGGGGGCTTCTCAGAGCTCGCCGACGTCGCGCAACCACACCTCTGTCCGGCGCATCCCCTCGTCCAGGTCGACGGCGGGGTCGTAGCCGAGCATCGACCGAGCCTTGTCGATCGAGTACGTGCCCGTCCGGCAGAAGTAGCGGACCGCGGTCGTGTTGGTCTCGTCGTCGGCGCCACGCACCCGGTTCACCCCCGCCGCGGCGGTCGCCAGCGCCAGGGCCGCAGCCGTGGGCATCACGACGGGGCCCCGCCTGCCCAGCATCCGGTAGTAGTGCCCGAAGAACTCCCGGCACTCCACGCCCACCCCGCCGCTGAGCGTGAACACCTGGCCGGCCGCCTCCTCGCGGTCGGCGGCCAGCACCAGCCCCGAGACCAGGTCGTCGACGAAGACCGGGCTGAAGATCCCCCGCCCCATCGCGGGAAGCAGGAAGCGGTTGGCCTTGATCATCCGCACGGGCAGCAGGGTCCACGGGCGCGATCCCGGGCCGTAGACGTCGCCGGGGCGCACGACCGTCACGTCGATCTCGCCGGCCGCGTGCGCCTGCATCGCTGCCTGCTCCGCGGCGATGCGCGTGTCGACGTACGGGTTGCCGTCGGGCCTCAGGGGATGGTCCTCGGTGACGCCGTCGGGGAAGCCGAGGTCCGAGAACGCGCGGACCGACGAGAGGTAGACGACGCGCGCGGCCCCACGCGAGACCGCCGCGTCGAGGACCCGCCGCGTGCCGAGCGTGTTGACCCGCCACGCCTCCGCCAGCGTCGGCAGGTTGGAGACGAGCGCGGCCGTGTGCACGACCGTCGCCCCCGGGGTGATCACGTCGCTCCACGACTCCGGGTCGGTGACGTCCCCGGCGACCACGTCGTGCGCGGGGTCGGCGTGCAGGTCCATGCCACGCACGGAGTCGCCCCGGGCACGCAGTCGCTCCGCGAGGGAACGGCCGATGAAGCCGGACGCGCCGGTGATGACGTAGTCGGCCATCGGTACGTGCTCCTCCGCGATCGGTGACCCAGGGCGTTCGCACCCTCGCACATCGGGAGGTCGATCGGCAGCGCTACGCGGACTCCCACGGGTAGGCGTGCGCGAGGAAGGCCTCGCGCACCTGGTCCCGCGGCGCCTCGAGGGTCTCGTCGAACAGCACCCGACCGTGGTCGCCGTCGATCACGAGGCGCTTGCCGTCGCGGTGGACGCCGACGACCTGCTCGCGGCGCAGGATGCGCTCGTCGCTGCGGTGCACGACGACGAGCTGGTCGTCGCCCAGGAGGATCCGGTGCTCGTCGGCGATCGCGAACGCCGCCAATGCCGAGCCGAGCAGACCGCCGACGACGAGCCGCGCCGCCCACGCCCAGGGCTCGTCGAAGCCGGCCACCCACTCCGCCACCGCCTCGAACGGCACGAGGGGGAACCCGCTGACCAGGTCCAGCAGCCACGGCAGCACGAGCAGGAGCGCCCCGCCGCCACCCCCGAGCAGCACGAACGTCCACACGCGGTCGGTGTCGGTCATGCGCAGCTCGGTGACGGACGGATCGGTCATGACTGCACGCTAGGCGCGGGCAGAGGCTGCCACGTCGGCCGAAAGGCTCGACCCCTCGGCCGAAGGTCGCGGCTCAGCCGGGCTGTCGGGCGCTCCTCACCGCGACCACCGACTCGTGGCTGACGAGCAGCTCGCACCGCCCTGAGCAGGCCAGCTGGTGATCGAGGCGCCCGGTGGCGATGAGCCGGTGGACCTCGGCCGTCGAGACCTCGAGCAGGCCGGCGGCCTCGGCGACGGTCAGCTGCGAGGACATGCCCGAAGCCTAGCCGCGGCGCCCTGCGCCGCGGTGCCGACGAGCACGGTCAGCCCATCGACCTGCGCCCGTCGATGCTCTCGCGCAGGACGTCGGCGTGACCGGCGTGCTGGGAGATCTCGGCGACCAGGTGCAGGAACACCCGGCGTGCCGTCCACGACGCGCCCGCCTCGAACCACGGGGCGTCGGGCAAGGGCTGCCGCGCGTCGAGGTCGACGGAGGCGACCAGCTCGTCGGTGGCGAGCGCCGTGCGCTCGTAGAGCGCGACGACGCCGGCCAGGGTCTCGTGCTCGAGCAGTCGGAACTCGTCCTGCCGGTCGAGCACGGCCTGCGGCGGGTCGCTCCAGTCGATGCTGTCCCAGTCGACGTCGGGCTGGGGCGCGGGGCCGTCGACCACGAAGCGCGCCCACTCCCCCTCCGTGGCGGCCACGTGCTTGACCAGCCCGCCGAGGCACAGCTCGCTGGCCGTGGGCGTGAGGCGGGCCTGCTCGTCGGACAGCCCGGTGACGGTGCCGAGGAACAGTGCCCGGTGCTTGCGCAGCGAGTCGAGCAGGTCGGCGCGTTCGCCCACGAGTGCGTCCATGGCACCACGCTAGGGCTGCGTGCCGACACTTCGGAGCGGTTCGAGTCGGCCCCTCGACAGGCTCGGGGAACGAGCTCCGTCGGGCATCTCACGTGCCCTCGCCCTGCGGACCTTCCCGCGCCTGCCTAGCGTGGACTCCATGACCACCACCGTTGCCGCACTGTCCGTCCCCGAGGCCGGGAAGCCGTTCGAGACCGTCGACCTCGAGCGCCGCGACCTCAAGCCGAACGACGTCCGGATCAAGATCCGCTACGCCGGCATCTGCCACTCCGACATCCACCAGGCCCGCGACGAGTGGGGCGGCGGGATCTTCCCCATGACGCCCGGGCACGAGATCATCGGCACCGTCGAGGAGACCGGCTCCGACGTCACCGCGCACGCCGTCGGCGACACCGTGGGCGTCGGCTGCTTCGTCGACTCCTGCCTCGACTGCGACGCCTGCCGCGACGGCGAGGAGCAGTTCTGCAGCCGCGGCGTCGTGCAGACGTACTCCGCGAAGGACTACGACGGCGCCATCACGTACGGCGGCTACAGCGAGCAGGTCGTCGTGCGCGACCACTTCGCCGTGAAGATCCCCGACGGCGTCGACCTCGCCGCCACCACCCCGCTGCTGTGCGCGGGCATCACCACCTACGCGCCGCTCGTGCGGCACGGTGTCACCGAGGGCACCCGCGTCGGCGTGATCGGCATGGGCGGTCTCGGCCACGTGGCCGTCAAGATCGCCGCCGCCCTCGGTGCCGACGTGACCGTCCTCAGCCGCACCGACGCGAAGAAGGACGACGGCCTCGAGTTCGGCGCCAAGGCCTACGTCGCCACCGAGGAGAAGGGCGCGCTGCGGAAGCTGCGCGGCTCCTTCGACGTCATCCTCAACACCGTCGGCGCGGCGGTCCCGCTCGATCAGTACCTGGGTCTGCTCGACCGCGGTGGCCGCATGGTCAACCTCGGCGCCCCGACCGAGAGCCTGGAGATGGGCGCGTTCTCGCTGCTCTCGTTCCGCCGTGCGCTCGAGGGCTCGATGGTCGGCGGACTCCCCCAGACCCAGGAGATGCTCGACTTCTGCGCCGAGCACGGGATCACCGCCACCGTCGAGGTCATCGACGCCGACCAGGTGGGCGACTACTACGACAAGGTCGTCGACGGCAAGGTGCGCTACCGCGCCGTCATCGACGTCGCCTCGATCGCCCGGTGAACCGCACCAGCCTGCGGGTCGGTGACGAGGGCGTCCAGCCCTACCCGCTCATGACCGCGCTCGTCGTGCCCCGACCGATCGCGTGGATCAGCACCGTCGACGGCGAGGGCCGGGGGAACCTGGCCCCGCACTCGTTCTTCACCGTCGCGTGCGCGAACCCGCCGATCCTGGCGTTCACCTCCGTCGGCCGCAAGGACACGCTGCGCAACGTCCTGGAGACGAAGGAGCTGGTGGTCAACCTGGCCACCCAGCCGCTCACCGAGGCGGTCAACGGCAGCAGTGCGCCCTACGAGCACGGTGTCGACGAGGCCGAGGCGCTGGGCCTGGAGACGGAGCCGAGCGAGCTCGTGACGCCGCGTCGGGTCCGCGACTCGCCCGCGGCGATCGAGTGCCGCCTGCACTCGACCACCGAGCTGGGTGACTCGACCCTCGTGCTGGCGGAGGTGCTGCTGTTCAGCGTCGCCGACCACGTGCTCGTCGAGGGCCACCCCGCCTTCGACCTGCTGGCGCCCATGACCCGACTCGGCAAGGAGGAGTGGGCGCCGCCCAGCGTGCCGTTCACCCTGCCCCGGCCGACCGAGGCGCCGTAGCGACCGACGATCGCCTAGCGGCTCGGGTCGACGAGGATCTTCGCGTGCTGCTCGGGGTCGGCGAGCCAGCCGAACGCGTCGGCGACCTCGTCGAGCCCGACCGTCCCGGTGATCAGGGGTGAGGGGTCGACCTTCCCGTCGGCGATCATCTGCAGCGTGGCGTGGAACTCGGCCGGGTCGTAGCAG is part of the Aeromicrobium sp. Leaf245 genome and harbors:
- a CDS encoding NAD(P)-dependent oxidoreductase — translated: MADYVITGASGFIGRSLAERLRARGDSVRGMDLHADPAHDVVAGDVTDPESWSDVITPGATVVHTAALVSNLPTLAEAWRVNTLGTRRVLDAAVSRGAARVVYLSSVRAFSDLGFPDGVTEDHPLRPDGNPYVDTRIAAEQAAMQAHAAGEIDVTVVRPGDVYGPGSRPWTLLPVRMIKANRFLLPAMGRGIFSPVFVDDLVSGLVLAADREEAAGQVFTLSGGVGVECREFFGHYYRMLGRRGPVVMPTAAALALATAAAGVNRVRGADDETNTTAVRYFCRTGTYSIDKARSMLGYDPAVDLDEGMRRTEVWLRDVGEL
- a CDS encoding DinB family protein; the protein is MDALVGERADLLDSLRKHRALFLGTVTGLSDEQARLTPTASELCLGGLVKHVAATEGEWARFVVDGPAPQPDVDWDSIDWSDPPQAVLDRQDEFRLLEHETLAGVVALYERTALATDELVASVDLDARQPLPDAPWFEAGASWTARRVFLHLVAEISQHAGHADVLRESIDGRRSMG
- a CDS encoding NAD(P)-dependent alcohol dehydrogenase, encoding MTTTVAALSVPEAGKPFETVDLERRDLKPNDVRIKIRYAGICHSDIHQARDEWGGGIFPMTPGHEIIGTVEETGSDVTAHAVGDTVGVGCFVDSCLDCDACRDGEEQFCSRGVVQTYSAKDYDGAITYGGYSEQVVVRDHFAVKIPDGVDLAATTPLLCAGITTYAPLVRHGVTEGTRVGVIGMGGLGHVAVKIAAALGADVTVLSRTDAKKDDGLEFGAKAYVATEEKGALRKLRGSFDVILNTVGAAVPLDQYLGLLDRGGRMVNLGAPTESLEMGAFSLLSFRRALEGSMVGGLPQTQEMLDFCAEHGITATVEVIDADQVGDYYDKVVDGKVRYRAVIDVASIAR
- a CDS encoding flavin reductase family protein produces the protein MNRTSLRVGDEGVQPYPLMTALVVPRPIAWISTVDGEGRGNLAPHSFFTVACANPPILAFTSVGRKDTLRNVLETKELVVNLATQPLTEAVNGSSAPYEHGVDEAEALGLETEPSELVTPRRVRDSPAAIECRLHSTTELGDSTLVLAEVLLFSVADHVLVEGHPAFDLLAPMTRLGKEEWAPPSVPFTLPRPTEAP